GGCTCGTTCTACAAAAAGCACATCATCACACACATATGGTGCTTTGATCGGTTGTAGGCATATGGTTTCAGGTTCTATTTCACTCCCCTCCCGGGGTTCTTTTCACCTTTCCCTCACGGTACTGCTTCACTATCGGTCATCAGGTAGTATTTAGCCTTGGGAGGTGGTCCTCCCTGCTTCCCACAAGGTTTCACGTGTCTCGTGGTACTCTGGTGCAGAACTGATTATCATAATTTTCATCTACGGGACTATTACCCCCTACGGTCTAACTTTCCAGTTATGTTCGATTAACCATGATTTCTCGTTATGTTCTGTCCGCAACCCCAGAAATAAATTTCTGGTTTGGGCTCTTTCCTTTTCGCTCGCCGCTACTAAGAAAATCGATTTTTCTTTCTCTTCCTCCAGGTACTTAGATGTTTCAGTTCCCTGGGTTTACCTTCATAAAGCTATGTATTCACTTTACGATACATGGGGTTTCCCATGTGAGTTTCCTCATTCGGAAATCTTCGGATCTCTGACTATGTGCGTCTACCCGAAGCTTATCGCAGCTTATCGCGTCCTTCATCGGCTCCTGATGCCAAGGCATTCACCATACGCCCTTTGTAGCTTGACCTTTTGTTTGCTTAGTAGCGGCGATTGCTTCGTCGTCTTTTGAAATTTTGTCGTTCACGTACCTTAAAGTACGCTTCACTCCAAAATTTCATCGACTCCTCGCACTCACCACTACTAAGCTGCGCAAATTGGCACGCATTTTAGTATATAGCGATATATACTTTAAATTGCTCCCAATTTGTTTATCTATAATCATTTCACAAAGAATATAATTCTTGGCTTTGTTGTATTTTATACATTAATCTATATGCAATTTTCAAAGAACATCTTCAATTTCACTATTTAAAGCAAAATTTTTTTGAAAGACTTAGTCTTTCAAAATTGAACAGAATATAAGTAACATTTAAGCAACCTGTCGAGTAAGTATATTTTTTTGATACATAAATGTATCTGTACTAGTCAGACATCATGCTGAACTAGATTTCTCCATAGAAAGGAGGTGATCCAGCCGCAGGTTCTCCTACGGCTACCTTGTTACGACTTCACCCCAATCGCTGACCCTACCTTAGGTCGCTGCCTCGCTTACGCGTTAGCTCACGAACTTTGGGTATTGCCAACTCTCATGGTGTGACGGGCGGTGTGTACAAGGCCCGGGAACGTATTCACCGCGACATTCTGATTCGCGATTACTAGCAACTCCAGCTTCATGTAGGCGAGTTTCAGCCTACAATCCGAACTGAGACTGGTTTTGAAGTTTGGCTCCACCTCGCGGTATCGCATCTCTCTGTACCAGCCATTGTAGCACGTGTGTAGCCCTAGACATAAGGGGCATGATGATTTGACGTCATCCCCACCTTCCTCCCGGTTAACCCGGGCAGTCTCGCTAGAGTGCTCAACTAAATGGTAGCAACTAACAATAAGGGTTGCGCTCGTTGCGGGACTTAACCCAACATCTCACGACACGAGCTGACGACAACCATGCACCACCTGTCTTCCTGTCACCGAAGTGACTTCCTCGATTAAGAGTAATTCAGGAGATGTCAAGTCTAGGTAAGGTTCTTCGCGTTGCTTCGAATTAAACCACATGCTCCGCTGCTTGTGCGGGCCCCCGTCAATTCCTTTGAGTTTTAATCTTGCGACCGTACTCCCCAGGCGGAATACTTAATGCGTTAGCGGCGGCACGGAGGTCATGACAACCCCCACACCTAGTATTCATCGTTTACGGCGTGGACTACCAGGGTATCTAATCCTGTTTGCTCCCCACGCTTTCGAGCCTCAGTGTCAGTTACAGTCCAGAAAGTCGCCTTCGCCACTGGTATTCTTCCTAATCTCTACGCATTTCACCGCTACACTAGGAATTCTACTTTCCTCTCCTGCACTCTAGATATCCAGTTTGGAATGCAGCACTCAGGTTAAGCCCGAGTATTTCACATCCCACTTAAATATCCACCTACGCTCCCTTTACGCCCAGTAAATCCGGACAACGCTTGCCACCTACGTATTACCGCGGCTGCTGGCACGTAGTTAGCCGTGGCTTCCTCCTCAGGTACCGTCATTATCGTCCCTGAAGACAGAGTTTTACAATCCGAAGACCGTCATCACTCACGCGGCGTTGCTGCATCAGGGTTTCCCCCATTGTGCAATATTCCCCACTGCTGCCTCCCGTAGGAGTCTGGGCCGTGTCTCAGTCCCAATGTGGCCGATCACCCTCTCAGGTCGGCTACGCATCGTCGCCTTGGTGAGCCGTTACCTCACCAACTAGCTAATGCGACGCGGGTCCATCTCATAGCGGATTGCTCCTTTAATTGCTGTATCATGCGATACTACAATCTTATGCGGTATTAATCTTCCTTTCGGAAGGCTATTCCCCTCTATGAGGCAGGTTACCCACGTGTTACTCACCCGTCCGCCGCTAATCCGCTCCCGAAGGAGCTTCATCGCTCGACTTGCATGTGTTAAGCACGCCGCCAGCGTTCGTCCTGAGCCAGGATCAAACTCTCAATATAAAGTGAAACTTAATTTAGATGAAGTTTACCTTCTGCTAAATTGTAGTTGAACTTATTCATACTGGAAAAAGTTTAATCTTAGCTTACTCAAATAAAAATTGCTGGTTTACTTAAATGTACTTATATTATTCTGTTCAATTTTCAAAGACCATTTTCTTTCACAACTTTCGTTGTAACTATTTGTTTTTCTTTGTCGCAATCAAGCAACTCACTTAGTGTATCACTTGCTTCGAAGCCTGTCAACAATTTTTTTAAATCTTTTTTAAATCTTTTTTTTAAGATTTTATTAACTTCTTTAAAATTGTTTACGTCTCTTAGCGACGTGTTTCATCTTAACACATATGAATATTATAAATACTCACAATACTACCTTATGCATAATTTAAACCAATTATTATACATTTTACTCTTGTTTTCTTCCACTTCCTATTATTGACACGCCCCGCATCGTTATCTAATGTTATATTACTTATATTTATTTATTTTACTAATTTTGTCACTTCGTCTTTAATATTCTCTAATCTTTTTCTATCATCTTAGTATAATTTTCATTATCAATTATTATTTTTTTAAGAATTAAACCAAATATGTAAATATCAAGTATAGTCTTATCTATATGAAACCACCTTTTTTACCATTGTGTTCACTTCCAGAGATGAGTATGAAAAAAGCATGGCATTTTATTACCACGCTAATTATTTTCCCATATAAAATAATTATTAATATTAAAACATATTATTTTTTAGCTTTATTTATAAAGTGTCCCATTGTAACCAAATTATATTCATCATTATTTATTGATTTTCCATAAAAATATGCTTCATCTCTAGGTTTTAATACTTTAGCTAATTCTGCATAGTAATTTTCATTATAGTCGCATAAATTCCTACCATTATCGTCAGCAAAAATATAATTAAAAAGATAGTATTCCTTCTCATTATTAGTTTTATAGTATTTTACTATGTGAGCACTAGTATTCTCATTAATATAAGGTTTTATAGATATTATTTTCGCCCATATTAGTTTATCCTTGCAACTATGGAAATTTTCTTTATTATCAATTTTCACATTACCTCTCCCAAGTTTATTCTTTTATACTAATAACTATATTTATTAAAATTAATAACATTCCTATATTTTACGATATTAGAAAATTTCTGAGAAAAATCTTTAATATATTGGATTAATCTATATTAATAAACTTGTACTTGAAAATCTTTGTTTTCCCTGGGATGCTTCTAAAATACAAAGTGTTAACATTACTATTTATTTTCAGCATAAAAATAGCTTGCTATAACAGGGATAATTGATGCAATAAGTATTGAAATTAGTAAAATTATAAATTCTATATTACCTTTGAATAGCAAAGAACTTACTACTATAATTAATCCTGCTATTATAAATAATTTTCCACCTAATCTATGAGTCTTTTCCCAAACTTCTTCACTAGTTAACGTCCAAGGAGTTTTAATTCCATAGAAAAAGTTACTTTTAGATTTTGGAAGATATTTACCAATTACAATAAATAACATACCTATCATAAATGGAATCACTTTATCCATTGCAATATTATACCCTAGAGATATTAATAAAGTAGCAATATGAATAACAAAAAAGAATGTTACTAGTACATTTATAATAACAGTATAGCTACCTTCAAATTTAACATAATTATCTTTCTTTGGATCTATCTTTGGGATATATAACATACCACCCCATATTACAAGCATAAGTACAGGAGATAAAAATGCCATCAGTATTTTAGGACCATAGCTATTGATCTCTCCATTAATATTCCAATGCATAGGCATTAAATCTGGTAACTTATTATAAAATACAATACTTACTAAAAATCCAATTGTTATTATTGTCAGATTATAAATATCACTTTTCTTTTTCATAATTGTAATCATTATCCCCTTTCATATCCTCACTCTTTTGTTTTTTTAATTTCTTATTATTAATATAACGTGCTTTTAAATCATTTTCAATATATTACTCTTTCTTCAAAGAAAAAATTCTCCAAGACATAGTCTTGAAGAATATAAGGTACACTTCAATAATAATATAAAAAGCCTAAAGTAGATAATATCAAAATATATTTCTACTTTAGGCAAAATTTTTAATTTCTTAATATTTAGTAGTCTGTATCTGCAAATTTTTGTTTCCCCCAAAGATACTGCTGAGACCCAAAGTGCTTAAGTTACTATTTAAATTTTCTTTTTCTAGCTTCTATTGACTTTTTCTTTCTTTTCACACTTGGTTTTTCATAATGTTCTCTCTTTTTAACTTCGGCAAGGACTCCAGACATTGAACATTGTTTTTTAAATCTTCTTAATGCTTGCTCTAGCGTTTCGTTTTCTCTCAATTTAATTTCTGACATGATTTTATCCCTCCATCCAACACTGTACTTTAAACTATAAATATAATTTATAAATATGAACTTATTAATATACTATACAGTATTTAATGAAATACTGTCAAATATAAAAAGTTTAATAAGAGATAATTTCCCTCGTATAACGTATTTTTTCTTCAAATTATATTTATATTTGCCATTACAATCTACTTGCAAATTATTTTATTCTATTTTTTCATAAATTTGCCTTTATCACTATAGCTATTGTCATTTACAGATTCAACTTTAAAGCTTCCCTCTTCATATATAATCTTAGATATGCTTGAATTATCCATATTTCTTACATTGAAATTCTTGTCCAAATAATCAATAATCAATCTAATTATTCCTCCATGTGCTACTATAAGTACTTCTCCTCCATTATCATGTGAATTTTCCATGCATATATCCTTTAGACTTTTCATGACTCTTTTTATTGCTGCATTGTAATTTTCTGCTTCTTTTGTTTCATCTAAAATAGCACATGAATTGCAGTATTCCTTTTGAAAATCATATTTTTCTTCTGCTTCTTCAAAGGAACTTACATTAAGAAACTTCAGTATATCATTAAACATTATACTTTCATGCTCTCCTTCATATTTTCCAAAATACACTTCTCTTAAACCTTCAAGTTCTTTTAATTGTAAATTTGTACTTGCTTTATTTTCTTTTATAACAATTCTTGCAGTCTTTACTGCTCTACCTAAATCACTGCTATAAGCTGCTTTAAATTTAACATCACTAAGTCCAAGGCCAGTGTTTATTGCTACCTCAATTCCTTCCTTAGTAAGAACTCCATCACACCATCCTTGAGTTCTTTTAGCTTTGTTTAAAATAGTTTGTCCATGTCTCATTAAATATAAAATAACTTTACCCTTATTTTTATTGCTCATTTTTCCCTCCATAATTATAAATGAAATTTATACTTATCTATTACTATATTAGATTCATTTCTGTATCTAATATTTCATTTTTTTCAATTTCCTTTATTAGAATTTGGTGACTAAATAAATTTGTACTATATAACACTAATAATATCATTTCCCAAATAACTTCAAATGTTCAATTAAAATTTGAAATCCTATTAATATTAAAATTATTCCTCCTATAATACCCGCTTTATCTTTTAATACGCTTCCAAACATTTTTCCAATATATACGGCTATTATACTTAATATAAATGTTATTATTCCAATTAGAGAAATTGTAGTAATTATATTGATGTTTAAAAATGCACAACTCACTCCAACTGCTAGAGCATCAATACTTGTTGCAATTGCTAATATTAAAAATCTTTTATTTGAATGTACATCAATATCTGAATCGTCTTCACCCTTTAGTGAATCAATTAACATTTTACCCCCAATAATAATTAATAAAAAGAATGCTATCCAATGATCTATATTTTCTATATACTTAGTAAACTTAACTCCTAAAAACCATCCAATCAATGGCATTAATGCTTGAAATCCACCAAAATATATTCCAGCTTTTAATGCAACTTTATGTCGTTCTTCCTTAGCTGTTTCTAATCCAATTGTTAAAGATACTGCAAAAGCATCCATTGCTAATCCAATTGCTGTAAATATAATTGATATTATACTCACTTTTACTCCTCCTTAGTTAACTTTTATTAATTATCCTATAAAATTGTATTATTAGGACATATCTTGTTATTATAATTTTGTAATTTTTTTCTGTCAAATATTTTGATTTTTTATATTATATGCAAAATGAAATCCAAGGTATTTTTCCCTGGATTTTATTATTTTCTTATAAGTATAAATTCATTCCATTTACTTTAAGCCATTCATGCTTTTCTTTATAATCAGGCATTATTTCTTCTACTCTATTCCAAAAATGTTTTGAATGATTTCTATGATCCATATGACACATTTCATGAACTACAATATAGTCTAAAACATCAGCTCTTGCCATACTAATTCTCCAGTTAAAAAGAATAGCATTTTTACCAGTACAGCTCGCCCATCTTCTTTTTTGTTCCTTTACTTTTACATCTGTTACTATATCTTTAAAATTACTTGCATAATAATCTATTCTTCTTGTGACTATTTTAAGAGTTTCTGCCCTATACCATTTTTCTAATGCGAATTTTATCTTCTCTTCTTCAAATGTATTTGTACGTATTATAAACTTATTATTTAAATCTGCTTTATTTAAGAATACATTTTGTAACTTATCAATCAATTTATTATTTGTAGTATACTGACATTTATCAATAAGCAATTTATTTGGCCTTAAATCATTGCAGTCTGCTTTAATTAATTCAACAGTTATATTTTTTCTATGTACATCAAAAATTAAATGTAAAGGATATTCTTCTCCTAAATACATAAATGTACTTCCTTCAATGATATCTCGCGCAATTTTATTTGACCCTCTTTTGCTAATTTCATCTTGCTTAGTTATAATCCAATTAGCTTTACTATGCATAACCTGTAAAATGTATTCTTTATTGATTCTTAAGGGTGCACTCACAATAATCTGTCCATCTTCTTCTATTTTTATACTAATAGTCTTTCTTTTTCTACGTATTATATCAAACTCTATTTCCTTACTTTTATATTCAAATTTTAGTTTCATTTTTATCTTCACCTATAAATCAAATTTTATTTTTTAGAAAGCTTACCATATCATCAACCCATTTTTTGTAGATTATTATAATATAAAATTTATAAGCTTTTTTATTTAATTATACACTAAAAAATAAATACAATGAGTTGTTATAATAAAAATATGTTTTACTTTAACAACTCATTGCATTTATTAAATTTTATTTAAAGGCATTTCCTTTAATGACTTCTTTATCTCATCAATATTTTTACCTATACTGGAATCTACTGCTGCAACTATTGCGCCTTCTACTAAAGGTGCATCAATAATTTCAACATTATTTTTCATATCTTCATCTAGAAACTCTATAGCCATTTCAGTATTCATAAAAGCACTTCCTAAGTCGAATAATATTATTACTCCACTATCGCTATAAACTTCTCTAATAGCATCTGTAATTTTATTTATATCTGTTCCTATTCTTCCGTCGTTAGTCCCTCCAGCTTCAGCAATATTAACTTCCGGAGCCATTTGAGCAGCTATTTCCTTTACTCCCTTTGCGACATTATCACTATGAGATACAATTACTATTCCAACCATATCTATCACATATCCTTTACTAGTTCTTCTGTTATTGTATTAAGTATTAAATACATTGAAGTAGCTCCTGCATCTTGATGCCCTAAGCTTCTTTCTCCCAAATAACTCGCCCTGCCTTTAGTTGCAATTATATTCTTAGTATGCTCCATACCTTCCTTTGCAGCATTTCTAATTAATATTAAAATTTCCTTTGTTGTTTTACCTTGATCTATAGCTTTTTTTCCAGCTGCAATTGCAGGTGACAAAGCCTCAATCATAGTTTTTTCTCCTTCAGTAGCTTTTCCTCTCATTTTTATTCCATCTAAAGCTTCTTGTAGAATTTCTATAAAATCATTTATATTCATGGTACTCTTCTTTAAAAGTATGACTCCAGCCTTCATAAAAGCTGTGCCATATAGTGGTCCCGATGCACCCCCAACAGTACTAACTAAAGCCATACCAGAACTTTTTAAAATATTTCCTAAATCATCCTCAGGCAAATCTTTAATTTTTTCAACTACAGCCTTAAACCCTTTGCTCATGTTTAGTCCATGATCACCATCACCAATAGCTGCATCTAGTTCACTTAAATATAATTTATTTGTTTCAATTATTGTACTAATTTTTCTTAATATTTCCTTTATATCTTTACCGTTTGCCATATCAAGCCCTCCTTAACTGCGTTACTAGAAAACCTTAAATGCTGGTGTATCAGCCTTTGCATCGAGTAAAGTTTTTAATTCACTATCCAATTTCAATATTGATATGGAACATCCTGCCATTTCTAAAGATGTCATAAATTCTCCTATAAAAGTTTTATGGATCTTGATACCCTTATCCTTTAATATTTGATTAACTTTTTTATTTACAATATATAATTCCATATTAGGAGTTGATCCTAAACCATTTATAAGAACTGAAACTTCATCACCAGTTACTATATTAATATCCGCTAAAATTTTACTTGTTAAATGTTCAGCTATTTGATCTGCACTTGAAATTTTTTCTCTATGAGTTCCTGGCTCCCCATGTATCCCCATTCCAATTTCAACTTCATCATCAGCTAATGTAAAATTAGCTTTACCTGCTGCTGGTACTATACATGATGATAATGACATTCCCATGCTTCTTACATTTTCAATTGTCTTTTCTGCAACTCTTTTTACATCCTCTAAACTTCCACCCGCTTCTGCCTTCGCACCTGAGATTTTATGAACAAATACTGTTCCTGCTATTCCTCTTCTTCCTGCTGTATATAAACTATTTTCTACTGCTACATCATCATTTACAATAACTTGTTCTACTTTTATGCCTTCCATTTCAGCCATTTCTTTTGCCATTTCAAAATTCATTACATCACCAGTATAGTTTTTTATAACAAGCAGCACTCCTTGTCCATTGTCAGTAGCTTTAATTGCTTCATACACTTGATCTGGAGTTGGTGATGTAAATACTTCTCCACATATGCCACCATCTAGCATTCCAAATCCAACATATCCTGCATGCGCTGGTTCATGTCCGCTTCCTCCACCACTTACTATTGCCACTTTATTTTCAGCTTTATGAACTCTTGTTAACACATTTGCATTCTCTAGCTTATTTAAGTATTCTGGATAAGCAGCTACAAGACCATCTATCATATCTGCTAAAACATTGTTAGGGTTATTAATTAATTTTTTCATTTTAACATTCCTCCCATTATAAAACATATTTTTATTTTGTTAATATAATCTTTTAATATGGTATTACTAGCTTAAATATTCCAATCCAAGTAAAACAAAAATAATTTAAGGAGATAAATCTAAAGCTGATTGTTACTTATTTCTAAATAATACATCTTTTTATTAGCCAAAAAAAAGTCAAGCTAAAAACAAGGTGGAAAATCACCATAATTTTTATGCTTGACTCTAAATTCTCTTCGCATTTATATTTTATTTATGTTAATATTATACATTGTAAAGGTATACTTGTCCAGCACTTATTTTAAATTTCGCAGGTATAGTTTTCATTTTATGATATATAAAATATAAACTTATTCATAATTAGTAAGCGATATTTAACATTTTATTCCCTAAATACAAAAACTTTAAGCACTATTAAAGTAAAAAATATGTTATACTCATATCAGCTTTTAAGATTTTAAGTGCATTTAGATTAAGTTTTATACATAGAATTAAGGCCACTAAAAATTAACTTTCAGCACTTTTACTTAAAACAAAAATATAATTCTCAACTAAATTACTATTTTAAATTTTACAATAGTGAAACCTAGATAATTCTCAAATAGACTTATCTAGGTTTTATTATACGTATTGCTAATTCTCTACAACTTCACAATGCATTACTGAATCAGCTTTGTCCCATGGAACTAAGTATCCTTGTCCATGCGAGCAAAATACTGATGTTGAAGTATATTCTATATCAGCATTCTTATTGTAGAGTTTGTTTTCTATTACTTCTTCACTATTATGACAAATATCATATACATCATATATTAAACTTATACTTCCTTTGCCCTTAGTAAAGGCTATGACATCCATGCTATAATCCATAAATGTAGCTACAGGACCTCTTCCCTTTATAATAACTTTATCATCTTCAGACATTACAGGTTCGAAAGTTCCATTTAATCTTTGAATATCTGATAAAACTCTTCCTATGTAATCTGATGAAACTTCTATTGTAAATTTATAATATGGCTCTAATAATAAATTCTCTACTTTTTCTAAACCTTGTCTTAAAGCTCTAAAAGTTGCTTCTCTAAAATCTCCTCCACAAGTATGTTTATTGTGAGCTCTGCCAATTAAAAGTGTAACTTTTATATCTGTTAGACTTGAACCCGTCAAAAGTCCATGATGTTCTCTTTCGAAAATATGTGTTTTAACTAAGTTTTGATGTCCAACTGTCAAATCATCTGCGTGACATTTATTTTCAAAAATAATCCCACTATTTCTAGGTAATGGTTCAATCTTTAAATGCACCTCCGCATAATGTCTTAAAGGTTCAAAATGGCCGCAACCTATAGTCTTGTCAGCTATTGTTTCTTTATAGAGTATTTGACATGGTCCAAATTCAATTTTCAAATCAAATCTTTCCTGCGCTATTTCTTTTAAAACTTCTAACTGAATTTTTCCCATTATATGCACATGGATTTCCTTAAGAACTTCATTCCATATTATATTTAATGCTGGATCTTCTGCTTCTAGAACTTTAAAATAATGTAGAACTTCCTGTACATTACAAGATTTATCAAAAATGACTTTAGACATTAAGGTTGGAACCATTTCATAATGTGTTTTTTCTTTTAAAGTTCCAAGTCCATCACCTGCTATTGCACTTGAAATTCCTGAAATTGCAAATAAATCTCCAGCTTTTACTGCATCTACAGTTTTAAATTTACTTCCATTATAAATTCTTATACCATTTACTTTTTCTCTAATTTCACCTTCATAGGTTGGTGTATTGTTAATTTCATCATCTAGAGTTAATATATCTTGTATTTCTCCACCATAGCTAACTTCATCTCTAACTTTTAATGTTCCTGCTAAAGCTTTAATAAAAGTTATCCTATTTCCGCTTTCATCATGACGAATCTTATATACACGCCCTGAGAATTCTTCATTTTCATTATAATTTGTATAAGTTAACTTATCTAAAGCATGTAAAAACTCTACTATTCCTTCATCTTGAAGAGCTGAACCTCCAAAACACGGGAATATCTTATTTTCTTTTATAAGATTTTTAAATTTTTTAAACCAGAGCTTTTTATCATAAGCTCCTTCAAGATATTTCTCCAAAAGTTCATCATCATATTCACTTATGAATTCTATAAGTTCTTCACTTAATTCAAATTCATTAGAATCTACTAAGCCATTTATATCTTTTTCATTTTGAACATTTTTTAAAGACTTATCCCCTATATAAAACACGTCTTTTGTTAAGTCTTTTTTTATTTCCTTAATAACTCTTTCTTTTTCTGCTCCAATTCTATCTAATTTATTAATAAAAAACATACTTGGTACATTATATTTTCTAAGTAAATTCCAAACAGTCTTAGTGTGCCCTTGAACGCCTTCAACACTACTTACAATAATTATTGCATAATCCATAATTTGAATTGCTCTTTCCATTTCTGTACTAAAATCTATATGTCCTGGCGTATCAACTAGATAATATGTAGAATCTGTA
The DNA window shown above is from Clostridium beijerinckii and carries:
- a CDS encoding 30S ribosomal protein S21, producing the protein MSEIKLRENETLEQALRRFKKQCSMSGVLAEVKKREHYEKPSVKRKKKSIEARKRKFK
- a CDS encoding histidine phosphatase family protein; this translates as MSNKNKGKVILYLMRHGQTILNKAKRTQGWCDGVLTKEGIEVAINTGLGLSDVKFKAAYSSDLGRAVKTARIVIKENKASTNLQLKELEGLREVYFGKYEGEHESIMFNDILKFLNVSSFEEAEEKYDFQKEYCNSCAILDETKEAENYNAAIKRVMKSLKDICMENSHDNGGEVLIVAHGGIIRLIIDYLDKNFNVRNMDNSSISKIIYEEGSFKVESVNDNSYSDKGKFMKK
- a CDS encoding M48 family peptidase gives rise to the protein MKLKFEYKSKEIEFDIIRRKRKTISIKIEEDGQIIVSAPLRINKEYILQVMHSKANWIITKQDEISKRGSNKIARDIIEGSTFMYLGEEYPLHLIFDVHRKNITVELIKADCNDLRPNKLLIDKCQYTTNNKLIDKLQNVFLNKADLNNKFIIRTNTFEEEKIKFALEKWYRAETLKIVTRRIDYYASNFKDIVTDVKVKEQKRRWASCTGKNAILFNWRISMARADVLDYIVVHEMCHMDHRNHSKHFWNRVEEIMPDYKEKHEWLKVNGMNLYL
- a CDS encoding PTS mannose transporter subunit IID; the encoded protein is MVGIVIVSHSDNVAKGVKEIAAQMAPEVNIAEAGGTNDGRIGTDINKITDAIREVYSDSGVIILFDLGSAFMNTEMAIEFLDEDMKNNVEIIDAPLVEGAIVAAVDSSIGKNIDEIKKSLKEMPLNKI
- the dhaL gene encoding dihydroxyacetone kinase subunit L, with translation MANGKDIKEILRKISTIIETNKLYLSELDAAIGDGDHGLNMSKGFKAVVEKIKDLPEDDLGNILKSSGMALVSTVGGASGPLYGTAFMKAGVILLKKSTMNINDFIEILQEALDGIKMRGKATEGEKTMIEALSPAIAAGKKAIDQGKTTKEILILIRNAAKEGMEHTKNIIATKGRASYLGERSLGHQDAGATSMYLILNTITEELVKDM
- a CDS encoding dihydroxyacetone kinase subunit DhaK, translated to MKKLINNPNNVLADMIDGLVAAYPEYLNKLENANVLTRVHKAENKVAIVSGGGSGHEPAHAGYVGFGMLDGGICGEVFTSPTPDQVYEAIKATDNGQGVLLVIKNYTGDVMNFEMAKEMAEMEGIKVEQVIVNDDVAVENSLYTAGRRGIAGTVFVHKISGAKAEAGGSLEDVKRVAEKTIENVRSMGMSLSSCIVPAAGKANFTLADDEVEIGMGIHGEPGTHREKISSADQIAEHLTSKILADINIVTGDEVSVLINGLGSTPNMELYIVNKKVNQILKDKGIKIHKTFIGEFMTSLEMAGCSISILKLDSELKTLLDAKADTPAFKVF
- a CDS encoding elongation factor G; this encodes MKKTIGVLAHVDAGKTTFSEQVLYHTNSIRNRGRVDHKDAFLDSHSIEKQRGITVFSDQGIFELTDSTYYLVDTPGHIDFSTEMERAIQIMDYAIIIVSSVEGVQGHTKTVWNLLRKYNVPSMFFINKLDRIGAEKERVIKEIKKDLTKDVFYIGDKSLKNVQNEKDINGLVDSNEFELSEELIEFISEYDDELLEKYLEGAYDKKLWFKKFKNLIKENKIFPCFGGSALQDEGIVEFLHALDKLTYTNYNENEEFSGRVYKIRHDESGNRITFIKALAGTLKVRDEVSYGGEIQDILTLDDEINNTPTYEGEIREKVNGIRIYNGSKFKTVDAVKAGDLFAISGISSAIAGDGLGTLKEKTHYEMVPTLMSKVIFDKSCNVQEVLHYFKVLEAEDPALNIIWNEVLKEIHVHIMGKIQLEVLKEIAQERFDLKIEFGPCQILYKETIADKTIGCGHFEPLRHYAEVHLKIEPLPRNSGIIFENKCHADDLTVGHQNLVKTHIFEREHHGLLTGSSLTDIKVTLLIGRAHNKHTCGGDFREATFRALRQGLEKVENLLLEPYYKFTIEVSSDYIGRVLSDIQRLNGTFEPVMSEDDKVIIKGRGPVATFMDYSMDVIAFTKGKGSISLIYDVYDICHNSEEVIENKLYNKNADIEYTSTSVFCSHGQGYLVPWDKADSVMHCEVVEN